The following proteins are co-located in the Deltaproteobacteria bacterium genome:
- a CDS encoding EVE domain-containing protein → MPDRWLLKTEPGTYSWADLARDGRTVWDGVKNPLALKHLGAMAKGDEALLYHSGSERAAVGIARVVRAPYPDPKKKDPRLVVVDLESVRELAKPVRLADMRANPKLAGFDLLRLPRLSVMPVPAAVWAEILRMAAA, encoded by the coding sequence ATGCCGGATCGCTGGCTCCTCAAAACCGAGCCGGGAACGTACTCCTGGGCCGATCTCGCGCGCGACGGGCGCACGGTGTGGGACGGGGTCAAGAACCCCCTCGCGCTCAAGCACCTGGGGGCGATGGCGAAGGGTGACGAGGCGCTGCTCTACCACTCGGGCTCCGAGCGGGCCGCGGTCGGCATCGCGCGCGTCGTCCGCGCCCCGTACCCGGACCCGAAGAAGAAGGATCCGCGTCTGGTGGTCGTCGACCTGGAATCCGTGCGGGAGCTCGCGAAGCCCGTCCGGTTGGCCGACATGCGTGCCAACCCGAAGCTCGCAGGCTTCGATCTGCTCCGGCTCCCGCGTCTGTCCGTCATGCCGGTCCCGGCCGCGGTGTGGGCCGAGATCCTTCGCATGGCAGCGGCCTAG